A genome region from Chengkuizengella sp. SCS-71B includes the following:
- a CDS encoding YdbC family protein → MLIKWIVCDVPKNKKVDFSNAQEKWGSLANIDGFLGQIGGWDLNTSSRAGIISFWRDQLSYHKFMDQEHDKIFKEGKQKDTYERILIEIYDKKFNINNYQITKFLKEAKIIRVANCVVKEDKQEHFEKMQKDIWNEEMSKYQEMLAGVFCINDQHKYLIVSLWGSVEAHQLYVERTLPLLVENSKLEDDLIKINGTVLNLDDNWSVI, encoded by the coding sequence ATGTTAATTAAATGGATTGTATGTGATGTACCTAAAAATAAAAAAGTAGACTTTTCTAATGCTCAAGAGAAATGGGGCTCACTGGCTAATATAGACGGGTTTTTAGGTCAAATTGGTGGCTGGGACTTAAATACATCTTCAAGAGCAGGGATTATATCTTTTTGGAGAGATCAATTATCTTATCATAAATTCATGGATCAAGAGCATGATAAGATTTTTAAAGAAGGAAAACAAAAAGATACCTATGAACGTATTTTAATAGAGATATATGATAAGAAATTTAATATTAATAATTACCAAATTACGAAGTTTTTAAAAGAAGCTAAAATTATTCGGGTTGCAAATTGTGTTGTTAAAGAAGATAAACAAGAACACTTTGAAAAAATGCAAAAAGATATATGGAATGAAGAAATGTCTAAATATCAGGAAATGCTAGCAGGTGTTTTTTGTATAAACGACCAACATAAATACTTAATTGTTTCATTATGGGGGAGTGTAGAAGCACATCAATTGTATGTTGAACGAACCCTGCCCTTATTAGTTGAAAATTCTAAATTAGAAGATGACTTAATTAAAATTAATGGAACAGTATTAAATTTAGATGACAATTGGAGTGTTATTTGA